From a region of the Lactuca sativa cultivar Salinas chromosome 4, Lsat_Salinas_v11, whole genome shotgun sequence genome:
- the LOC111914652 gene encoding rRNA (cytosine-C(5))-methyltransferase NOP2C, protein MKGVRVLLRAINRNRSFSSRTTPSQSQSQSQSQILLMDSSERYCYNPTLRWNPQVEEYFTNAYGAEVFSRISKALTRPSCYSCIRVNTLNTTTEAVIEKILEIQCDKRLQDTVKNGDIESLSVLKCQIPGLDYVVFVKGSGPHDIQYDYQQDRPPKEIIVSRKCAEAVLRGAQVYVPGILACSAHVEKGDLVAVSVGVEQPSRDNGWAIGITRGIVLQGLKTDPQYLERDGLYIGQGTTTMSRAGIFRGLSGLGVDMTERVFRLTSFNDVMKGDIFLQNLPSIITAHVLDPQEGERILDMCAAPGGKTTAIASLMKDKGEVIAVDRSHNKVLEIHNLAAELGLTSIKAYKLDALKAVCENNLVTQSCGQSQASEEAESMSCVTKDLPILEKVNNNNNREDEGMKVGCYKSKAEERKERRRMKNGPGRNQSTGGRVDKCEGFLSNSFDRVLLDAPCSALGLRPRLFAGEDTVESLRRHGKYQKRLFDQAVQLVRPGGVLVYSTCTINPGENEALVRYALDTYKFLSLAQQDPRIGGPGLVGHCELSNGYFEEWLRAGEEDLVQRFDPSGPHDTIGFFIAKFTVGPKD, encoded by the exons ATGAAGGGAGTGAGGGTTCTTCTGAGAGCTATTAACAGAAACCGAAGCTTCAGCAGTCGAACAACACCCTCTCAATCGCAGTCCCAGTCACAGTCTCAG ATCCTGCTGATGGATTCATCTGAACGTTACTGCTACAACCCCACGTTACGCTGGAATCCTCAAGTGGAAGAGTATTTCACCAATGCTTATGGAGCAGAAGTCTTTTCTCGCATTTCCAAAGCACTAAC GCGTCCCTCTTGCTACTCTTGTATACGTGTAAACACACTGAACACAACAACTGAAGCTGTCATTGAGAAGATTCTGGAAATTCAATGCGATAAGAGGCTGCAAGATACTGTAAAGAATGGTGATATAGAATCCCTAAGTGTTTTAAAGTGTCAAATACCTGGGCTAGACTATGTTGTATTTGTGAAAGGTTCAGGCCCACATGATATTCAGTATGATTATCAGCAAGACAGACCTCCTAAGGAGATAATTGTCAGCCGTAAGTGTGCAGAGGCAGTTCTTCGAGGTGCTCAG GTATATGTTCCAGGTATATTAGCATGCAGTGCTCATGTTGAGAAAGGGGATTTAGTTGCAGTTTCAGTTGGTGTTGAACAGCCTAGTCGTGACAATGGATGGGCTATTGGAATCACACGTGGCATTGTCCTTCAAGGACTCAAAACAG ATCCTCAATATCTTGAAAGAGATGGATTATATATTGGTCAAGGAACCACAACCATGTCAAGGGCAGGAATTTTTCGTGGATTATCAGGTCTTGGTGTGGATATGACTGAAAGAGTTTTTAGATTAACATCCTTTAatg ATGTGATGAAGGGGGACATATTTCTTCAAAACCTGCCAAGCATCATCACTGCACATGTCTTAG atCCACAAGAGGGAGAAAGAATACTGGACATGTGTGCTGCCCCTGGTGGAAAAACAACTGCAATTGCTTCCCTTATGAAAGATAAAGGAGAGGTGATTGCAGTTGATAGGTCTCACAACAAG GTGCTTGAAATTCACAATCTAGCTGCAGAACTGGGGTTGACTAGCATAAAAGCATATAAGTTAGATGCCCTAAAAGCTGTTTGTGAAAACAACTTAGTTACACAAAGTTGTGGTCAAAGTCAAGCAAGTGAAGAGGCAGAGTCAATGAGCTGTGTTACCAAAGATTTACCGATTTTGGAgaaagttaataataataataatagagagGATGAGGGAATGAAAGTAGGTTGTTATAAAAGTAAAGCAGAGGAAAGGAAAGAAAGAAGAAGGATGAAGAATGGGCCCGGGAGAAACCAATCGACAGGTGGCAGGGTGGATAAATGTGAAGGCTTTTTGTCAAACAGTTTTGACAGAGTCCTTCTTGATGCTCCTTGTTCTGCTCTTGGATTGAGACCCCGCTTGTTTGCTGGAGAG gaTACGGTGGAATCATTGAGAAGACATGGGAAGTATCAGAAGCGATTGTTTGATCAGGCTGTTCAGCTGGTTCGCCCGGGTGGAGTTCTTGTATATTCCAC ATGCACGATAAATCCAGGGGAAAATGAGGCATTGGTTCGTTatgctttggacacatacaagtTTCTTTCATTAGCACAACAG GATCCAAGAATTGGTGGACCTGGTTTGGTTGGTCATTGTGAGTTATCAAATGGATATTTTGA GGAATGGTTGAGAGCTGGTGAGGAAGATCTTGTCCAGAGGTTTGATCCTTCGGGCCCACATGATACAATTGGATTTTTCATAGCCAAATTCACAGTTGGCCCCAAAGATTAG